One window from the genome of Streptomyces sp. NBC_01476 encodes:
- a CDS encoding NUDIX domain-containing protein: MPKDSHCSACGTPFAADAGWPRTCAACGTVRYRNPLPVAVALLPVRAAGSTALVVIRRTIEPRRGRLALPGGFIDFGESWEHAVVRELAEETGIVAPAADVTLADALTDEAGGYLLLFGLLPVLDAAELPPSAATDETEGHQLLHAPEELGFDLHTLAVRRWFAGDYGATPRTRTR, translated from the coding sequence GTGCCGAAGGACTCCCACTGCTCCGCCTGCGGAACCCCGTTCGCCGCCGACGCCGGCTGGCCCCGTACCTGCGCCGCCTGCGGGACGGTCAGGTACCGCAATCCGCTGCCGGTCGCCGTCGCCCTGCTGCCGGTACGGGCCGCCGGCAGCACCGCACTGGTGGTGATCCGGCGCACCATCGAACCCCGGCGCGGCCGACTGGCCCTGCCCGGCGGCTTCATCGACTTCGGGGAGAGCTGGGAGCACGCCGTCGTCCGCGAACTCGCCGAGGAGACCGGCATCGTCGCCCCGGCGGCCGATGTCACCCTCGCCGACGCCCTCACCGACGAAGCCGGCGGCTATCTCCTGCTGTTCGGGCTGCTGCCGGTCCTCGACGCCGCCGAACTCCCGCCGTCCGCCGCAACCGACGAGACCGAAGGCCACCAACTCCTGCACGCCCCGGAAGAGTTGGGCTTCGACCTGCACACCCTGGCGGTGCGCCGCTGGTTCGCCGGCGACTACGGCGCGACGCCCCGGACCCGCACCCGGTAG
- a CDS encoding DUF962 domain-containing protein, whose protein sequence is MTKQTFSTFEEFWPYYVAMHSKAATRWVHLAGTLTGLAVTGYGLARGRGRYAAALPLIGYGTAWPAHFLIEKNNPATFGHPAWSLRGDVKMITTMLAGRDAELAETAAKWLAGQGSGHDEGTGGLADGPADGSRR, encoded by the coding sequence ATGACGAAGCAGACCTTCAGCACCTTCGAGGAGTTCTGGCCGTATTACGTGGCGATGCACTCGAAGGCGGCCACCCGCTGGGTGCACCTGGCAGGCACCCTCACCGGGCTCGCTGTCACCGGCTACGGGCTGGCACGGGGCCGCGGGAGGTACGCCGCCGCGCTGCCGCTGATCGGCTACGGGACGGCCTGGCCTGCGCACTTCCTGATCGAGAAGAACAATCCGGCGACCTTCGGGCACCCGGCGTGGTCGCTGCGCGGCGACGTCAAGATGATCACGACCATGCTGGCCGGCCGGGACGCAGAACTGGCCGAGACGGCCGCCAAGTGGCTCGCCGGGCAGGGCAGCGGCCACGACGAAGGCACCGGCGGCCTCGCGGACGGCCCGGCGGACGGCTCCCGGCGGTGA
- a CDS encoding GTP-binding protein, whose amino-acid sequence MALVRSERRPKPPADEPVALKLLVAGGFGVGKTTLVGSVSEIRPLRTEESLSELGRPVDHTEGVESKRTTTVAMDFGRITLRDNLVLYLFGTPGQDRFWFLWDELAQGALGAVVLADTRRLQDCFAAVDYFERRGIPFTVAVNCFDGAELHEPDKVRDALDLDGGVPVVLCDARERESAKNVLISVVEHAAELAVRRREPAAD is encoded by the coding sequence ATGGCCCTCGTCCGCTCCGAACGCCGCCCCAAGCCGCCCGCCGACGAGCCGGTGGCGCTCAAGCTGCTGGTGGCGGGCGGCTTCGGTGTCGGCAAGACCACCCTGGTGGGCTCGGTCAGCGAGATCCGGCCGCTGCGTACCGAGGAGTCGCTGAGCGAGCTCGGCCGCCCGGTGGACCACACAGAAGGCGTCGAGTCCAAGCGGACCACCACCGTCGCGATGGACTTCGGGCGGATCACCCTGCGCGACAACCTGGTGCTGTACCTGTTCGGCACGCCGGGGCAGGACCGGTTCTGGTTCCTGTGGGACGAACTGGCGCAGGGCGCACTGGGCGCGGTGGTGCTGGCCGACACCCGGCGGCTGCAGGACTGTTTCGCGGCCGTCGACTACTTCGAGCGGCGTGGCATCCCCTTCACCGTCGCGGTCAACTGCTTCGACGGCGCCGAACTGCACGAGCCGGACAAGGTCCGTGACGCGCTCGACCTCGATGGCGGGGTGCCGGTCGTGCTGTGCGACGCGCGCGAGCGCGAGTCCGCCAAGAACGTCCTGATCAGTGTGGTCGAGCACGCGGCCGAGCTGGCTGTGCGGCGCCGGGAGCCGGCCGCCGACTGA
- a CDS encoding cellulose binding domain-containing protein has protein sequence MRRSLTLLLALFGTLILFLAPPASAAGGVGATFAKTSDWGSGYQAQYTVLNGSSATISSWKVEFDLPAGSSVGSYWDALLTQSGTHYTFTNRDYNGSLAPNASAVFGWVNSGPGTPANCKLNGGSCDAGGSTGGGGSDTTPPSVPGGVTVGSATSSSLTVHWNASTDNSGSVAGYEVSRNGAAPVAVTGTSYTASGLAAATSYSFQVRAKDAAGNTSAYSAAVSGTTSATGGGGGNPAPGLIRTAPYVDMGAWPTPSLTAMSQASGVKSFTLGFVTSAGCKASWFNAYDPRQAWAKDQIDAIRAAGGDVKISFGGASGIELAQACSSVDALTTEYAAVVDAYSLSYADFDIEGAAVAEPASIALRSQALAKLQQTHPGLRISLTLPVLPNGLTSDGLNVVTAAKNAGVNLDMVNAMAMDYYQNVDYGDAAVQAANSLFSQLTSLYPGKSDAQVWAMVGVTPMLGQNDDGHIYNQADAQQLVTFARSKHLGMLSFWEEGRDANACTGALYKCTNISQAPYEFSKIFAPYTG, from the coding sequence ATGCGAAGATCCCTCACCCTCCTTCTCGCGCTCTTCGGCACGCTCATCCTGTTCCTCGCTCCTCCCGCGTCGGCGGCCGGCGGCGTCGGCGCCACCTTCGCCAAGACCTCGGACTGGGGCAGCGGCTACCAGGCGCAGTACACGGTCCTCAACGGCAGCAGCGCCACGATCAGTTCATGGAAGGTCGAGTTCGACCTGCCGGCCGGCAGCAGTGTCGGCAGCTACTGGGACGCGCTGCTCACCCAGAGCGGGACGCACTACACCTTCACCAACCGCGACTACAACGGGTCCCTCGCGCCGAACGCCTCCGCGGTCTTCGGGTGGGTGAACTCCGGCCCCGGCACGCCCGCCAACTGCAAGCTCAACGGCGGATCCTGCGACGCGGGCGGCAGCACCGGGGGCGGCGGCAGCGACACCACTCCCCCGTCGGTCCCCGGCGGCGTCACCGTGGGGTCGGCCACCAGTTCCTCGCTGACCGTGCACTGGAACGCCTCCACCGACAACTCCGGCTCGGTGGCGGGCTACGAGGTCTCCCGGAACGGCGCGGCCCCCGTCGCCGTGACCGGCACCTCCTACACCGCTTCCGGCCTCGCCGCCGCCACCTCCTACTCCTTCCAGGTGCGGGCCAAGGACGCGGCCGGCAACACCTCGGCGTACAGCGCGGCCGTCTCCGGCACCACCAGCGCGACCGGCGGCGGGGGCGGCAACCCGGCGCCCGGCCTGATCCGTACCGCTCCCTACGTCGACATGGGCGCGTGGCCGACGCCCAGTCTCACCGCGATGTCCCAGGCCAGTGGGGTGAAGAGCTTCACGCTCGGCTTCGTCACGTCGGCCGGCTGCAAGGCTTCGTGGTTCAACGCCTACGACCCGCGGCAGGCGTGGGCCAAGGACCAGATCGATGCGATCAGGGCGGCCGGCGGGGACGTGAAGATCTCCTTCGGCGGTGCAAGCGGCATCGAACTGGCCCAGGCGTGCTCCTCGGTCGACGCTCTCACCACCGAGTACGCGGCGGTGGTGGACGCCTACAGCCTCTCCTACGCCGACTTCGACATCGAGGGTGCGGCGGTCGCCGAACCCGCGTCGATCGCGCTGCGCTCCCAGGCCCTGGCCAAGCTCCAGCAGACCCACCCCGGTCTGCGGATCTCGCTGACCCTCCCGGTACTGCCCAACGGCCTGACCTCCGACGGGCTGAACGTCGTCACCGCGGCGAAGAACGCGGGCGTCAACCTGGACATGGTCAACGCGATGGCCATGGACTACTACCAGAACGTCGACTACGGCGACGCGGCGGTCCAGGCCGCCAACAGCCTGTTCAGCCAGCTCACATCGCTCTACCCGGGCAAGTCCGACGCCCAGGTGTGGGCGATGGTGGGGGTCACCCCGATGCTCGGCCAGAACGACGACGGGCACATCTACAACCAGGCCGACGCGCAGCAGCTCGTCACCTTCGCCAGGAGCAAGCACCTGGGCATGCTCTCGTTCTGGGAAGAGGGCCGGGACGCCAACGCCTGCACCGGCGCCCTGTACAAGTGCACCAACATCTCCCAGGCGCCGTACGAGTTCTCGAAGATCTTCGCCCCGTACACAGGCTGA
- a CDS encoding molecular chaperone DnaJ, with amino-acid sequence MTAVREPIRTFDDALAALPAGFPADADAAARHYRRLARLLHPDTAPPGRTDQATAAFARLSAAWQARSADLPVLTSPHHSYVLGPAIATGDLAELRTAHHRRAGEHREAVLKIPLRPRDNDLMSHEAAVLTRLGTVGEPRHRAYAPTLLESFRDRSADGTERVINVLAPLAGFHTLAQVAAAHPGGLDPRDAAWMWRRLLAALGWIHRACLVHGAVFPEHVLIHPELHGLVLLDWCYATATGTHLPVLVDRHRDSYPPEVHDRGPATAATDIHLAALCMRQLMGDQAPPPLRAFVRGCTLPRPGARPQDAWRLLAELDAVLDRLYGRRTFRPFTMPTAPAV; translated from the coding sequence ATGACGGCCGTCCGTGAGCCGATCCGCACCTTCGACGACGCGCTCGCCGCCCTTCCGGCCGGCTTCCCGGCCGACGCGGACGCCGCCGCCCGGCACTACCGGCGCCTGGCCCGCCTGCTCCACCCCGACACCGCGCCGCCCGGCCGCACCGACCAGGCCACCGCGGCCTTCGCCCGGCTGAGTGCCGCCTGGCAGGCCCGGTCCGCCGACCTTCCGGTCCTCACCTCGCCGCACCACTCGTACGTGCTCGGTCCCGCCATCGCCACCGGTGACCTCGCCGAACTGCGCACCGCCCACCACCGGCGTGCCGGCGAGCACCGCGAAGCCGTACTCAAGATCCCGCTGCGGCCCCGCGACAACGACCTGATGTCCCACGAAGCGGCCGTCCTCACCCGCCTCGGCACCGTCGGCGAACCGCGCCACCGCGCCTACGCGCCGACCCTGCTCGAAAGCTTCCGGGACCGCTCCGCGGACGGCACCGAACGCGTGATCAACGTGCTCGCACCGCTCGCCGGCTTCCACACCCTCGCCCAGGTAGCCGCCGCACACCCCGGAGGGCTCGACCCGCGGGACGCCGCCTGGATGTGGCGCCGCCTGCTGGCCGCCCTCGGCTGGATCCACCGGGCCTGCCTGGTGCACGGCGCGGTCTTCCCCGAACACGTCCTCATCCACCCCGAGTTGCACGGCCTGGTCCTCCTCGACTGGTGCTACGCGACCGCCACCGGCACCCACCTGCCCGTCCTCGTCGACCGGCACCGCGACAGCTACCCGCCGGAAGTCCACGACCGCGGCCCCGCCACGGCCGCCACCGACATCCACCTCGCCGCCCTGTGCATGCGGCAGCTGATGGGCGATCAGGCACCGCCGCCGCTACGGGCGTTCGTACGCGGCTGCACCCTGCCCCGCCCCGGCGCCCGCCCGCAGGACGCCTGGCGGCTCCTCGCCGAACTCGACGCCGTGCTCGACCGGCTCTACGGACGGCGCACCTTCCGCCCGTTCACCATGCCGACCGCACCGGCCGTCTGA
- a CDS encoding NUDIX hydrolase has protein sequence MHRADGVDRADAAEREREFLAGYDPRAFDPIAVTVDVVALTLRDDRLHVLAVRRGGPPFDGAWALPGGFVRAGRESLDEAAARELAEETGLDASALGRVHLEQLGSYGRPDRDPRMHVVSVAYLAFAPGLPDAEAGSDAAGAAWVPLEAMSSTGQPERPAPRPFEQGRRPGTYGGGPGRRPDPFPPGAIQLAFDHLDILADGLERARAKIEYTPLATAFLAETFTIGELRSVYETVWGASLHAGNFHRKVLSVPGFVESTGATDARQGSRGGPRAKLYRAGDATLLHPALLRPDREATIR, from the coding sequence ATGCACAGGGCGGACGGAGTGGACAGGGCGGACGCGGCAGAGCGCGAGCGGGAGTTCCTCGCCGGCTACGACCCGCGCGCCTTCGACCCCATCGCCGTCACCGTCGACGTGGTCGCGCTGACCCTGCGGGACGACCGGCTGCATGTGCTGGCCGTCCGGCGCGGTGGACCGCCTTTCGACGGTGCCTGGGCGCTGCCCGGCGGATTCGTCCGGGCCGGCCGTGAATCGCTGGACGAAGCCGCGGCCCGCGAACTCGCCGAGGAGACCGGCCTGGACGCGTCCGCGCTCGGCCGGGTCCACCTCGAGCAGCTCGGCTCCTACGGACGTCCGGACCGCGACCCGCGCATGCACGTCGTCTCCGTCGCCTACCTCGCCTTCGCCCCGGGCCTGCCCGACGCCGAGGCGGGCAGCGACGCCGCCGGCGCGGCCTGGGTCCCGCTGGAAGCGATGTCCTCCACCGGGCAACCGGAAAGACCGGCTCCGCGTCCCTTCGAGCAGGGTCGGCGGCCCGGGACCTACGGGGGTGGACCCGGCCGCCGGCCTGACCCCTTCCCGCCCGGCGCGATCCAGCTGGCCTTCGACCACCTCGACATCCTCGCCGACGGTCTGGAACGCGCCCGCGCCAAGATCGAGTACACCCCGCTGGCCACCGCCTTCCTCGCCGAGACCTTCACCATCGGCGAACTCCGGTCGGTCTACGAGACGGTGTGGGGCGCGTCGCTGCACGCCGGCAACTTCCACCGCAAAGTGCTCTCCGTCCCCGGCTTCGTGGAGTCCACCGGGGCGACCGACGCCCGCCAGGGCAGCCGCGGCGGCCCGCGGGCCAAGCTCTACCGGGCCGGCGACGCCACCTTGCTGCACCCCGCCCTGCTGCGTCCGGACCGGGAGGCGACCATACGATGA
- a CDS encoding glycoside hydrolase family 31 protein: MNARDLLRSVRMAGSANGRRAARSAWRRQRADARDLPRRGPERARVPGAAVEAEPLPGGGVVRFTRSVLRVRVAVGGAVFCGWDGAAPEPSYALAGEGPAGGACPAADTRAVLEPDKDGWRVVSERVTVLISRHGAVEIRTPGGLLLRRELPPRWWDATGQQEGGGARWVQRSETPADARVYGLGGRAAGPRLPAGGYRLWNTDPGGSFAPGDDPLYITMPLQLVVADAGCHLIFHDNTWDGRVTLRDGEEGAGSGHDRPGGCEVRMDGGPLRYWVIAGTPARVLAGWTALTGRPALPPRWALGHHHSRWGFGSEQEVRRVAAGYRERGLPLSVLHLDIDHFDGHRVFTVDRRNFPDLPGLAAELAGQGVRLVSIVDPAVKVERGLAAYDEGSAADAFVRDARGEPVRGVVWPGEAVFPDFTDPRTRAWWGGLYAERLAQGFAGVWHDMNEPVSFAPFGDPTLPRSARHVLDGRGGDHREAHNVYGLTMARAGYEGLRRLRPEQRPFLFSRSGWAGMQRYGGSWSGDVATGWEGLRASLALVLGLGLCGVPYSGPDVGGFTGTPSPELYVRWFQLGAYLPFFRTHSAIDGGRREPWEFGAAALEHARAALVERVRLLPYLETLSHIARGTGAPYVRPLWWKSPGDRALRECADAFLLGDALLVAPVLEPGSVTRAVRLPRGRWYDTLTETEYRGRGQVLLDAPLDRIPVLAKAGSILPVAGADGAIELEVWAPRQGRTGSGVVFAGDPEGWGAPRVERFVSRWVDGKVVVERDGGGEPGYRVRVRGVAP; encoded by the coding sequence ATGAATGCTCGGGACCTGCTGAGATCGGTTCGGATGGCGGGTTCCGCCAATGGCCGGCGTGCCGCACGCTCGGCGTGGCGCCGGCAGCGGGCCGACGCGCGGGATCTCCCCCGGCGCGGCCCGGAGCGTGCCAGGGTGCCGGGGGCCGCGGTGGAGGCCGAGCCGTTGCCCGGCGGCGGGGTCGTCCGCTTCACGCGTTCGGTGCTGCGGGTGCGGGTGGCGGTCGGCGGCGCGGTCTTCTGCGGCTGGGACGGAGCCGCGCCGGAGCCCTCGTACGCACTGGCCGGCGAGGGTCCGGCGGGCGGGGCATGTCCCGCGGCGGACACCCGGGCGGTGCTGGAGCCGGACAAGGACGGCTGGCGGGTGGTCTCGGAGCGGGTCACCGTGCTGATCTCCCGGCACGGCGCGGTGGAGATCCGCACCCCCGGCGGGCTGCTGCTGCGCCGGGAGCTGCCGCCCCGCTGGTGGGACGCCACCGGGCAGCAGGAGGGCGGCGGGGCCCGCTGGGTGCAGCGCTCGGAGACGCCCGCCGACGCCCGGGTGTACGGGCTCGGCGGCCGGGCGGCGGGGCCGCGGCTGCCCGCGGGCGGCTACCGGCTGTGGAACACCGACCCGGGCGGGTCCTTCGCGCCGGGCGACGACCCGCTGTACATCACCATGCCGCTGCAGCTGGTGGTCGCGGACGCGGGCTGCCATCTGATCTTCCACGACAACACCTGGGACGGCCGGGTGACGCTGCGCGACGGCGAGGAGGGCGCCGGCTCCGGCCATGACCGGCCGGGCGGCTGCGAGGTGCGGATGGACGGCGGACCGCTGCGGTACTGGGTGATCGCCGGTACGCCCGCCCGGGTGCTGGCCGGCTGGACGGCGCTGACCGGCCGCCCCGCGCTGCCGCCGCGCTGGGCGCTGGGCCACCACCACTCCCGGTGGGGTTTCGGCAGCGAGCAGGAGGTCCGCCGGGTGGCGGCGGGCTACCGCGAGCGCGGGCTGCCGCTGTCGGTGCTGCATCTGGACATCGACCACTTCGACGGCCACCGGGTGTTCACGGTGGACCGCCGGAACTTCCCCGATCTGCCGGGCCTGGCCGCGGAGTTGGCCGGGCAGGGGGTGCGGCTGGTGTCGATCGTGGACCCGGCGGTCAAGGTGGAACGGGGGCTGGCCGCGTACGACGAGGGCAGCGCCGCGGACGCCTTTGTGCGGGACGCCCGCGGGGAGCCGGTGCGGGGGGTGGTCTGGCCGGGTGAGGCGGTCTTCCCCGACTTCACCGACCCGCGGACGCGGGCCTGGTGGGGCGGCCTCTACGCGGAGCGGCTGGCGCAGGGCTTCGCCGGGGTGTGGCACGACATGAACGAACCGGTGTCCTTCGCCCCGTTCGGCGATCCGACGCTGCCGCGGTCCGCCCGCCATGTGCTGGACGGCCGCGGCGGGGACCACCGTGAGGCGCACAACGTCTACGGTCTGACGATGGCCCGGGCCGGGTACGAGGGGCTGCGCAGACTGCGGCCGGAGCAGCGGCCCTTCCTCTTCTCCCGCTCCGGCTGGGCGGGTATGCAGCGGTACGGCGGCAGTTGGTCGGGCGATGTGGCGACCGGCTGGGAGGGGCTGCGGGCCTCCCTGGCGCTGGTGCTGGGCCTCGGGCTGTGCGGGGTGCCGTACTCGGGTCCTGACGTGGGCGGTTTCACCGGTACGCCGTCGCCCGAGCTGTACGTGCGCTGGTTCCAGCTGGGGGCGTATCTGCCGTTCTTCCGGACGCATTCGGCGATCGACGGCGGGCGGCGGGAGCCGTGGGAGTTCGGCGCCGCCGCGCTCGAACACGCCCGTGCGGCGCTGGTCGAGCGGGTGCGGCTGCTGCCGTATCTGGAGACGCTCTCCCATATCGCCCGTGGTACCGGCGCCCCTTACGTACGGCCGCTGTGGTGGAAGTCGCCGGGCGACCGGGCGCTGCGGGAGTGCGCGGACGCGTTCCTGCTCGGCGACGCGCTGCTGGTGGCGCCGGTGCTGGAGCCGGGGTCGGTGACGCGGGCGGTACGGCTGCCGCGTGGCCGCTGGTACGACACGCTGACAGAGACGGAGTACCGCGGGCGGGGGCAGGTGCTGCTGGACGCGCCGCTCGACCGTATCCCGGTGCTGGCGAAGGCCGGGTCGATCCTGCCGGTGGCCGGGGCGGACGGCGCGATCGAGCTGGAGGTGTGGGCGCCGCGGCAGGGCCGTACCGGCAGCGGGGTCGTCTTCGCCGGGGACCCCGAGGGGTGGGGCGCGCCCCGGGTGGAGCGGTTCGTGTCCCGGTGGGTGGACGGCAAGGTGGTGGTGGAGCGGGACGGTGGCGGGGAGCCCGGCTACCGGGTGCGGGTCCGGGGCGTCGCGCCGTAG
- a CDS encoding adenylosuccinate synthetase, with product MHTLVVDFGFGDAGKGATVSHLCATADRPVPAVIRFNGGAQAAHNVVTPAGLHHTFAQFGAGTLHGTPTHLSRFMSVDPLALTAEADHLSALGVPAPYALLSTDRRAPLTTPYHAAANRLREQSRGSARHGSCGMGVGETTAYALAHPDDAPTAGDCSSRPRLLRRLRLLRDRLTDELGPLPAPPIEAFADVCTAFAQAVTLTDEDALRALVRRGPLVFEGAQGVLLDEWHGFHPYTTWSTTTFANAETLLAEAGDTAGARRLGVVRTYTTRHGPGPLVTEDPGLRPLLPEPHNGHGRWQGAFRIGHFDAVAHAYAAEVCGGVDALAVTHLDAPGRCRRLRICRAYGIDGRLVERLPAGPPGDLARQAELTAELLGARPALWETPGPDPRCWSDTISGLLGAPVLLESRGPSRQTVRPAVPRPVG from the coding sequence GTGCACACGCTCGTGGTGGACTTCGGCTTCGGCGACGCCGGCAAAGGCGCCACCGTAAGCCACCTCTGCGCCACCGCCGACCGTCCGGTCCCCGCTGTGATCCGCTTCAACGGCGGTGCCCAGGCCGCCCACAACGTCGTCACTCCGGCCGGCCTCCACCACACCTTCGCGCAGTTCGGCGCCGGCACCCTCCACGGCACCCCCACCCACCTGTCCCGCTTCATGTCGGTGGACCCCCTGGCCCTCACCGCCGAAGCCGACCACCTCAGCGCGCTCGGCGTACCCGCCCCGTACGCCCTGCTGAGCACCGACCGGCGGGCACCGCTCACCACCCCCTACCACGCCGCCGCCAACCGCCTGCGCGAGCAGTCCCGCGGCAGCGCCCGGCACGGCTCGTGCGGAATGGGCGTCGGTGAGACCACCGCCTACGCCCTCGCCCACCCCGACGACGCGCCGACCGCGGGTGACTGCTCCTCCCGGCCCCGGCTGCTGCGCCGGCTGCGGCTGCTGCGGGACCGCCTCACTGACGAACTGGGCCCGCTGCCCGCACCGCCGATCGAGGCGTTCGCCGACGTCTGCACCGCTTTCGCACAGGCCGTCACCCTCACCGACGAGGACGCACTGCGCGCCCTCGTCCGCCGGGGCCCGCTGGTCTTCGAAGGCGCCCAGGGCGTCCTGCTCGACGAATGGCACGGCTTCCACCCGTACACCACCTGGTCCACCACCACCTTCGCCAACGCCGAGACGCTGCTCGCCGAGGCCGGTGACACCGCGGGCGCCCGCCGCCTCGGCGTCGTCCGCACCTACACCACCCGGCACGGCCCGGGACCGCTGGTCACCGAGGACCCAGGACTGCGGCCACTGCTGCCGGAACCGCACAACGGCCACGGCCGCTGGCAGGGCGCCTTCCGGATCGGCCACTTCGACGCGGTCGCGCACGCCTACGCGGCCGAGGTGTGCGGGGGCGTGGACGCCCTGGCGGTCACCCACCTCGACGCCCCCGGCCGCTGCCGTCGCTTGCGGATCTGCCGCGCGTACGGCATCGACGGCCGGCTGGTGGAGCGGTTGCCCGCAGGGCCGCCCGGGGACCTCGCCCGTCAGGCCGAGCTCACCGCGGAACTGCTCGGCGCGCGCCCCGCGCTGTGGGAGACCCCCGGGCCCGACCCCCGGTGCTGGAGCGACACCATCTCCGGGCTGCTCGGCGCCCCCGTGCTGCTGGAATCCCGCGGACCCTCCCGCCAGACGGTGCGCCCGGCCGTCCCGCGCCCCGTCGGGTAA
- a CDS encoding acetoacetate--CoA ligase, protein MSTTPEPAAPAEPADAPQPLWTPGPERVARAQLTRFHRWAAGRHGAPAPRAADPQADYTALHSWSVREPEAFWGALAEWYDVRFSSPYETVLADPAMPGARWFPGARLNYAEHALRPALDPARAAQPALLHLDERQRPGTVSWAELARQVASLAAALRRLGVAPGDRVSGYLPNIPQAVVALLATAAVGGVWTSCAPDFGARSVLDRFQQVEPVVLFTVDGYRYGGKTHDRTAEVAELRAGLPSLRATVHIPLLDTVAPEGALDWTALTAGTEEPAYEQVAFDHPLWVLYSSGTTGLPKAIVQSQGGILLEHLKQTGLHLDLGPGDRFFWYTSTGWMMWNFLVGGLLAGATIVLYDGSPGFPDISAQWRVAELTGSTVFGTSAAYVIACRKAGIHPGRAFGLSAVDCVATTGSPLPPDGFRWLHDEVKEDLWIASVSGGTDVCSCFAGGVPTLPVHIGELQAACLGTDLQAWDAQGRPVSGEVGELVVTNPMPSMPIRFWNDPGGTRYRESYFEMFPGVWRHGDWITLTDRGTVVIHGRSDSTLNRQGVRMGSSDIYEVVERLPEIRESLVIGIEQPDGGYWMPLFVQLADGAALDDPLRDRIRAAIRGELSPRHVPDEIIAVPGVPHTLTGKRIEVPVKRLLQGTSLEKAVNPGSVDDLGVLRFYERLAADRAGGRS, encoded by the coding sequence ATGAGCACCACGCCCGAGCCCGCCGCCCCCGCGGAACCGGCGGACGCCCCGCAGCCGCTGTGGACGCCGGGCCCCGAGCGTGTCGCCCGCGCGCAGCTCACCCGCTTCCACCGCTGGGCGGCCGGCCGGCACGGTGCCCCTGCCCCCCGCGCCGCAGACCCGCAGGCCGACTACACCGCCCTGCACTCCTGGTCCGTCCGCGAACCCGAGGCGTTCTGGGGGGCCCTGGCCGAGTGGTACGACGTCCGCTTCTCCAGTCCGTACGAGACGGTGCTCGCCGACCCGGCGATGCCCGGCGCCCGCTGGTTCCCCGGCGCCCGCCTCAACTACGCCGAACACGCGCTGCGCCCCGCACTCGACCCGGCGCGGGCCGCACAGCCCGCACTGCTGCACCTCGACGAACGGCAGCGGCCAGGAACCGTCAGCTGGGCCGAACTCGCCCGGCAGGTCGCCTCGTTGGCGGCGGCGCTGCGCCGGCTCGGCGTCGCCCCCGGCGACCGGGTGAGCGGCTACCTGCCGAACATCCCGCAGGCCGTCGTCGCCCTGCTCGCCACCGCGGCCGTCGGCGGCGTCTGGACCTCCTGCGCCCCCGACTTCGGCGCCCGCAGTGTCCTCGACCGCTTCCAGCAGGTCGAGCCCGTGGTGCTCTTCACCGTCGACGGCTACCGCTACGGCGGGAAGACCCACGACCGCACCGCGGAGGTCGCCGAACTGCGCGCCGGACTCCCGTCGTTGCGCGCCACCGTCCACATCCCGCTGCTGGACACGGTGGCCCCGGAAGGCGCCCTGGACTGGACGGCGTTGACCGCCGGCACGGAGGAACCTGCCTACGAGCAGGTCGCGTTCGACCACCCGCTGTGGGTCCTGTACTCCTCCGGCACCACCGGCCTGCCCAAGGCGATCGTCCAGTCCCAGGGCGGCATCCTGCTGGAACACCTCAAGCAGACCGGCCTCCACCTCGACCTCGGCCCCGGCGACCGCTTCTTCTGGTACACCTCCACCGGCTGGATGATGTGGAACTTCCTGGTCGGCGGCCTGCTCGCGGGCGCCACCATCGTGCTTTACGACGGCAGCCCCGGCTTCCCCGACATCTCCGCCCAGTGGCGGGTCGCGGAACTCACCGGCAGCACCGTCTTCGGCACCTCCGCCGCCTATGTCATCGCCTGCCGCAAGGCCGGCATCCACCCCGGCCGCGCCTTCGGCCTCTCGGCGGTCGACTGCGTCGCCACCACCGGCTCCCCGCTGCCACCTGACGGTTTCCGCTGGCTCCACGACGAGGTCAAGGAGGACCTCTGGATCGCCTCGGTCAGCGGTGGCACCGATGTGTGCAGCTGCTTCGCCGGCGGGGTGCCGACCCTGCCGGTCCACATCGGCGAACTCCAGGCCGCCTGCCTGGGTACGGACCTGCAGGCGTGGGACGCGCAAGGCCGCCCGGTGTCCGGTGAGGTCGGCGAACTCGTCGTGACCAACCCCATGCCCTCGATGCCGATCCGGTTCTGGAACGACCCGGGCGGCACCCGCTACCGCGAGAGCTACTTCGAGATGTTCCCCGGCGTGTGGCGGCACGGCGACTGGATCACGCTCACCGACCGCGGCACCGTCGTCATCCACGGCCGCTCCGACTCCACCCTCAACCGGCAGGGCGTCCGGATGGGTTCCTCGGACATCTACGAGGTCGTCGAACGCCTCCCGGAGATCCGCGAATCACTCGTCATCGGCATCGAACAGCCCGACGGCGGCTACTGGATGCCGCTCTTCGTCCAGCTCGCCGACGGCGCCGCCCTGGACGACCCGCTCCGGGACCGGATCCGCGCCGCGATCCGCGGTGAACTCTCCCCGCGGCACGTCCCCGACGAGATCATCGCGGTGCCCGGGGTCCCGCACACCCTCACCGGCAAGCGCATCGAGGTCCCGGTCAAGCGGCTGCTGCAAGGCACCTCACTGGAGAAGGCGGTCAACCCCGGCTCGGTGGACGACCTCGGGGTGCTCCGCTTCTACGAGCGGCTCGCCGCGGACCGGGCCGGCGGCCGCTCGTAG